A stretch of DNA from Plasmodium berghei ANKA genome assembly, chromosome: 11:
tactaataaattgtttttgtaaaaataattataatactaacaaatgtaatatatatatatttgtataacGTGGTACGAATAACacaaaaaacatattatcCAAGGAAAAGTGTTACAAAtactaaaaatatgatacaTTTACatatcatattattaaaaaaacagaagattataataatattatgaatatttcaCTGAATAGCATCGATTACTTattaattctttattttgttattcatatatattagacAAATATTGGTATTTTGACAaaacttttatatataaattattatatttcctttgacaaatatattgttacctttattatatacatctttttttttttatccataatatctttttttttcgtctCACTTTCTCCTTTTACATTCATAgcatatgttttattttcttcagtttcaattatattttctctAGTATCATTTTGCTGATTTTTATTAGTTTTCATTATCAATGATTTTAAGAAATGTTTATTCGCAActatataatacaataaaataaaaaacatagtTACTGATGGTAGTATAAATTTAGATACATTCTCGACTGCATGTAAACAAAAATGCAGAAAAGTATCTAAAGATATATGTTTTGCTAATTCTAATATTACAAAAGGGTTTGacaatatttttccaaGTTTAGTTGTTTTTAAGTATCcaattatttcattaatatttagaggctttttatttctagatatttcactttttgtatatttcttaatttctttatatattttaacatGGTCAAATGGACttttactatttataaAGTCTCTTGCAAGCTGTTTAACACGTACCTTTGCTGCATTGTCAATTTGcatatcatttattatcTGATATAAATCTTCAATTACCACTAGTTCATCATAATCTTcccatattattattctttttttagcTAATTTGCTCATCAGCATTCTTGTTCTATGTGTTTCTCcattcaatattttttcttttttgatttcaatcttctttttttcttctttcataaaattttctgattccgttattatttttaagatttcttcatttaataCATCGTTTAATCGTGATTTAACATTTTCATTTCcttcttttaataattcatCCGCTCGTGACGCAATTTCGATGagcacattttttaattcattataatCTTCACTTTCATTGTTTTCATCATCTATTGTTAATGTACCACTTGAAagttcttcattttttcttgaTAAGCGTGTGCTAAATTCTCCCAATGACCTTATAGCTTTTAGTCCCCTCTTTTCACCATTTAAAAGACTATTTTGAAATAtgtactaaaaaaaaaatatatatatgaatattatacattCTGTAGATTAcacaattttaataatattgatatacatattaaaaataatatttttttataacttttttaaaaatctTACATTATtcaataacaataataaaccTACAAAGTTTAAcgtatataaaattttttggaTACAATTCATAGTATACTACTATAACATTACCTATAGTATTAGCCcaaacattatatattattaatattattcataaaacCACCATATTACAAGCATCAAACATCGCATTTTATAACATACAagctatattttattatttttaaattcaatTGCTAAACAAAAATCACGTAAAACATATCTATTAgcaattttcaaaaattaataatatacttttttaaacttttttattatataatattttcacattatgaaaaataactttatatttatttttaggaCAAcattaatgatatattcatatatactAATCACAAtatactattatatatataattaacaatttgatcaaatgtataaataaaattatattttatataaaaatattaaaaattaatatccttttaaatttatttctctcaatttatgtatattaaattacataattatcaatataaaaaaaaatttgcgTTTAAGcactattatatttttttttattatttaaacatCATAGGCAACAACAACTCAAAATAAACTTATTTCAACGACCCTGTTTatagaataataattttgaccgtttaaatttaactaatggtatatttatttttttatctaaacaaattaataataataaaatgtcAACTAAGCCTTTGAAATGTTatcaatatattaatgtatattaaaaaagtaatagAGACTTCATATTAATtcgtatataaaaaatcatcGATCTTATATAGgtgcataaaaaatataataatgagtATTGTTACATTAATCTTTATCAATAAAACttaaagtatatatattttttttacgtgaaatttaatttatttcattttatcataaataataataaacttttaattaaaattagtGTATTAATTTAATCTTTACCAGAAAACGTAATAGAGccatgaatatatatatatatattaatagtTTATTATTCAGGCACTGTaatcatttaaaatatcacataaaaatgttacATATGTTAATACGCATAAACGTGTTatgttgaaaaaataagcaaatatggaaaataaaaagttaatTTTGTTCAAAAGGAATTTGCAATTTCTccaattataataataatatttatataatatatcttgagtattaaatatatactaaaaataaatatgtataatttgtaaaatatttaattattctGAAAATAGTGTAAAGGAATCTTTATAAATTTCTATACaaatttaacaattttttaaggaattacaaaaatacatatatcatttgtgttttatcatatttatacatgtaagctatacatatatattatattgacaaaaaataacatgAAAGTATTTCctataaacatattaaattattataatttttgtgtTCATTAGACATAAATGCTGCTTCTTTCTATTAATACAGTTATTTTATAGATTAAGCTagtattcattttttttctttttttacaagtaagcaaatttattaattcccttttaaaacaatatattttattacattatttagatacaaataaataattatatttattaattaagAATGGAAATGTGAATTAATTATAGTAATccattataaaatatataatgttttttgtatataatattatcattatttaagGGATATAGATTTAATGCATATAACATGTTActaatattgtatatatatgaatggTATAACCAATTAATTTCAAAGGtctatgaatataatatcaccttagaaataaaaataataaaaattatgttatAGTATTTATGATCAGTTGACGACCATGCTAAAGATTTGCTATCTACGCTTTTAAagttgtaaaaatataaaataaagaattttagtaaaatttaaaaaataatttaaatttttcataaaaaaaatattaagaaagataaaacataaaaatgcCCCCAAATATTTCctaaagaaataataaacttttaacgaaataatttttttaaaaaagtaatgTAAGCTTTCATATGCATTGTATGTAAATGTAACTCgtgataaaaattatgcgtaaatatatatatgtaaaaattgtaataataatataagaaaaaaatacaatcaTAATACACGATAAATTTGTATgctatattatattatgaacAATTTATACtaaaacataattatatactCATTTAGTAAATCAATATATCATCAACGTGACTCTTCTTCATACACATAttaaatgatttttttacataaattttttacaagACATCaagtattatatttcatagctaaacataaattataaaatttagaGGTTCCAAGTATAATTCTATATGTTAGCACGTTGTGAAAATACtctttaacaaaaaaaatgaaaaaaaggaatttatatttctatataaaaagttaGATATTCAACCcaaaataattgtttttccaaatgatatatatattaaaattatttaactattttaaaacGTGCAATGagaatgtaaataaaaataaaatatagctACAAATCATAAAACctataattatatagaataactttaaatatatgtcattttcttaattatatattttattatatgttaattaaaattatttgtatataaatttttaaatataataaagatatattataaaaatgttatatgtATCTTCTAAAAGGATAGaagcatatttataaataaataaatatatatatatataaattcaatattcaaaatttgACAATGACcccaaaataaaaatataatatcattttttataacttaTCCAgcttattcattttatatacttaaatacttttaaatacccaataatataaaaaaacacaaaatatcaattttttctaggctttaatttaaaaaaaaactattatGGATATTTTCGaacaaatacaaaataaattaaaatgtttACTTTcacatattaaaataaattccCCCCCtgttaaataaattataaatgcataaaatttttcgtgcatctgttttttttctataaagAAAATCACCTTAACCgattttttgaataaaaaacatcaaataaatatatataatattatatttaatatataaattaatatataatacaattatataataaaaaaaattattaatattattacatgTTCTTCCCTTTTTTAATGGCAacatgaaaatatattatagatattattaatatattttagtagtaccatttttataattatttttagttATTGTGAtctataaattaattagaACTGCAATCCGATTCccttaaaattatttttgaaataatttataatttaattaattaagtttcttaatttttaaattaccATTTAATTAAGTTATCAATAAGAAAATGTAATCACCtattttatgtaaatttttaatatatatgtatttattaatatttattcatttttactaaattaattattaagTATGAAATtagtaaaattatattttttacatttggCAGAcaaaatatgcattattacataatttatttaaatatacttataaaaatagtacttatacatatattattataattaaagaAGTATTATGTATTATCGAAGCAactattaaaaatacaatcTCTAAGGAGGTGCATAGTATTCATTAGTTTGTTAagttattattgttattatatattgtataccttttatatatagttgactaaaaaattataaataattaaagtttttatgtaaaaaataaaaacaataaaatagtGTAAAAATGGATAATCAAATATCAACTTATGCTCCTGAATCAATTGcttcaaatatattattagatTCATTTTCAACAAAACCACAAAATACATTACATACACTTATTGATACATTCAATccagaattaaaaaataaatttttagataaagaaaataaatttcaagatacagaaaataaatttcaagataaagaaaataaatttttagaTACAGAAAGTAAATTTCAAGAtacagaaaataaatttttagatacagaaaataaatttcaagatacagaaaataaatttcaagatacagaaaataaatttttagatacagaaaataaatttcaaGATACAGAAAAGAAATTTTTAGAtacagaaaataaatttcaagataaagaaaataaatttttaggTACAGAAAGTAAATTTCAAGAtacagaaaataaatttttagatacagaaaataaatttcaagatacagaaaataaatttcaagatacagaaaataaatttttagatacagaaaataaatttcaaGATACAGAAAAGAAATTTTTAGAtacagaaaataaatttcaagataaagaaaataaatttttagaTACAGAAAGTAAATTTCAAGAtacagaaaataaatttttagaTACAGAAAGTAAATTTCAAGAtacagaaaataaatttttagatacagaaaataaatttcaagatacagaaaataaatttcaaGATaacagaaaataaatttttagaTACAGAAAGTAAATTTCAAGAtacagaaaataaatttttagatacagaaaataaatttcaagatacagaaaataaatttttagatacagaaaataaatttcaaGATACAGAAAAGAAATTTTTAGAtacagaaaataaatttcaagataaagaaaataaatttttagaTACAGAAAGTAAATTTCAAGAtacagaaaataaatttttagaTACAGAAAGTAAATTTCAAGAtacagaaaataaatttttagatacagaaaataaatttcaagataaagaaaataaatttttagaTACAGAAAGTAAATTTCAAGAtacagaaaataaatttttagatacagaaaataaatttcaagatacagaaaataaatttcaagatacagaaaataaatttttagatacagaaaataaatttcaagatacagaaaataaatttttagatacagaaaataaatttcaagatacagaaaataaatttttagatacagaaaataaatttttagatacagaaaataaatttcaagatacagaaaataaatttttagatacagaaaataaatttcaagataaagaaaataaatttttaggTACAGAAAGTAAATTTCAAGAtacagaaaataaatttttagatacagaaaataaatttcaagatacagaaaataaatttcaagatacagaaaataaatttcaaGATACAGAAAAGAAATTTTTAGATACAGAAAAGAAATTTCAAgataaagaaaagaaatatCTCTATGCTAAAAAGAGAtctttaaataaagaaaagaaagctctctatattaaaaataaatctttagatacagaaaaaaattctCAATATCACAATCTATTAACAAATACAATGCTTAGTGAAGAGCTTCCAAAATTATCTGAAACCAATACAATACCAATTCTTGGAGATGATAGTCCAGGTTCTAATGTAAAAACTGCAATTGATTCTCCTTATAATGCTCAACCGCCAACTAGTATTCAAAGTGATAATATATCAACTACAAGTAATATTTCACAAAATACAGAACCAGTACCCGAAAACACTGATGAACTACTTAAGGATGAAGggtttgttaattttttaaacacAATAACTTTATTAGCCAAATTACAAGATGAAAATGCGAAAGCAGAACAATTAAATGATGTTAATAATGAAGCAGCACAAGCGGAACAAGTAAAACCTCCAAATCCTcttaaattatttctttcaCAATATGATATCAGCCCACATGGTAGATGGATATCCcctttatataaatttcaATTCTTTCTTACATATGTCAATGAAGTTGGAAGAATATTTCACGGAAAAGGTTTAATAACATTATTTAGTGTTATTTTCATTGTTGCTTTATATTGTGCTAATAAATACTTCAATTTATTCTCTATAAaggtaataataaataaaataatttaaaatttataatacttAAATATACtgctatatatatgcatttatatatacacattttacctttctttatttttttattaggatatatttaaaaaaaacaaaaaaagaaaagaaaaaaaaaaaaaaaaagaaaaagaagaaaaagaagaaaagaaagaaaagaaGATAGCAAGTAAACATAACAAAAAGGCCAACTTGGCAAATAAGACCGAAAagaaatttaaaaaaaaatgaggatataaaattataaaaagttatttaatgtaaagttatatataatcctttttaaatcataataaaaacgaTGTATAtctaatataaaaattataaaaattctcTTTGTTCAAACATAACGATAAAAAATGTGGTTATCTAATCACAATTTAATTTACACATCGACCCAAAGTATcgatatttaattatttgtacataataataatttaatactttttattacaaataatattattttctataattggataaaaaacaatatattgtttatgtatatttatatgtgtattccccattttttaattaaaaaatatcatacATTATTTCAAAGAATATCCTAAAAGCATGACTATACCTAATAATGTATGtttataatacattttataaatggatgtattatgattattttatttctcaTATTCTTGTTATTTTAAgcattataataatataattattatgattCTACatgaatttaatattttttacgaACTTTAAATAATGCCTAAAATTTACTAAATTGTTATCAAATGATGCAAggggaaaatatattaccaTTTGTCAGTATAAcctttaaatatataaaaaagttttcaactaaaaatatggatataaaataaagggAATAAACATTATATCCAATCAAATTTACTTATTTTCTCATGTTTAACAATTCGTGTGTATATTTGAAACaaatcataaatattaGACATACTAtagtttattattaaacatgtttataatatatatttcacgattttatctaaatatttttctaatagattaaataacatatcatcaataaaaaaacataatatatatatataactattacataaaaaataaaaacttaATAGCTCAtttattgataaaaaaacttaTGCGCCGACCATCTTAGTAtccaaatatatatcaccaggtaaattcatatatttattggtGTAACAATTTAAAGTACTATCAAGTGCATCAAAAAAACTTTCTCTTAAGAAGATTAATTCGGATGATATGTAATCAGAATtcaattttacaaaatttgGGAAGGTTTTTCTTTGAAAAAgactttttaaaaatttcatACCTTTTAATCCGtctattttatatgatttattttgtattgcTATACTAAAATTGTCCAAAAATcgtatgtatatttttaacattttttctttaatagCTGAAAAAAATGCTTGAACCAAATCGTCGGGGGTTGGATAACATTTTAGATTTGTTTTACTACATCTAGTATTATCTTCAAGAATTAAAGGATTCTTATATAAAGGAAATAATTTACTACGCTTTCTGAACCATAAGCGTATCATACTATCAATTTCGTCTCGAACACTTGGTATGGGGTGAGTGAGATCTGCATTGtaataatgattttttaaacttAATATAGCTAATAATTTGTAATCACGGCTAGCATGTTTTGAAGCATCTATGCGTTTATCATTAACCTCTTCAACTagtttaatattttctaaagCTTTCATAGGATCATCTATAA
This window harbors:
- a CDS encoding skeleton-binding protein 1; translated protein: MDNQISTYAPESIASNILLDSFSTKPQNTLHTLIDTFNPELKNKFLDKENKFQDTENKFQDKENKFLDTESKFQDTENKFLDTENKFQDTENKFQDTENKFLDTENKFQDTEKKFLDTENKFQDKENKFLGTESKFQDTENKFLDTENKFQDTENKFQDTENKFLDTENKFQDTEKKFLDTENKFQDKENKFLDTESKFQDTENKFLDTESKFQDTENKFLDTENKFQDTENKFQDNRKESKFQDTENKFLDTENKFQDTENKFLDTENKFQDTEKKFLDTENKFQDKENKFLDTESKFQDTENKFLDTESKFQDTENKFLDTENKFQDKENKFLDTESKFQDTENKFLDTENKFQDTENKFQDTENKFLDTENKFQDTENKFLDTENKFQDTENKFLDTENKFLDTENKFQDTENKFLDTENKFQDKENKFLGTESKFQDTENKFLDTENKFQDTENKFQDTENKFQDTEKKFLDTEKKFQDKEKKYLYAKKRSLNKEKKALYIKNKSLDTEKNSQYHNLLTNTMLSEELPKLSETNTIPILGDDSPGSNVKTAIDSPYNAQPPTSIQSDNISTTSNISQNTEPVPENTDELLKDEGFVNFLNTITLLAKLQDENAKAEQLNDVNNEAAQAEQVKPPNPLKLFLSQYDISPHGRWISPLYKFQFFLTYVNEVGRIFHGKGLITLFSVIFIVALYCANKYFNLFSIKDIFKKNKKRKEKKKKKEKEEKEEKKEKKIASKHNKKANLANKTEKKFKKK
- a CDS encoding rhoptry-associated protein 2/3, whose protein sequence is MNTKIFMYFFVSLFLCHVVYGDKCSIPLKDIKFQNFSLFNLIKSHDDTEGRLSTWIHFFFNRIHDPYYAGNYMKHFNINTINVEDQPCFIRAFNIYMIHTHANKILSVTENEENSFHKDKYSSIKDYLKDFFWVAETKSVHKYLDDLLLNIHEIDNAKLDLSLIKDLVTKASVNTPAKFIDDPMKALENIKLVEEVNDKRIDASKHASRDYKLLAILSLKNHYYNADLTHPIPSVRDEIDSMIRLWFRKRSKLFPLYKNPLILEDNTRCSKTNLKCYPTPDDLVQAFFSAIKEKMLKIYIRFLDNFSIAIQNKSYKIDGLKGMKFLKSLFQRKTFPNFVKLNSDYISSELIFLRESFFDALDSTLNCYTNKYMNLPGDIYLDTKMVGA